In one window of Henckelia pumila isolate YLH828 chromosome 1, ASM3356847v2, whole genome shotgun sequence DNA:
- the LOC140876263 gene encoding protein LURP-one-related 11-like, whose protein sequence is MAKIHPKLEQITNNLSEKETYTIWMKSLIFHGNGCTIFNSRGEIVFRVDNYQQRCSTKVFLMDSEGQVLFSLTRKKLRIFPCWEGFKWIDSKAGKTERLPWFQVRRNHRILGRDTSCKVSFKCDEKVGSCYKILGLEGKSMLKIIDFSGQILAEAIQKQTSGVALGDDVLTLMVEADADQSLVMALITVYGLINNKL, encoded by the exons ATGGCGAAAATACACCCTAAATTAGAGCAAATCACGAACAATCTTTCGGAAAAGGAAACATACACTATATGGATGAAATCCCTTATTTTTCATGGAAATGGTTGCACTATTTTCAATTCGAGAGGCGAAATCGTGTTTCGGGTCGATAATTACCAGCAAAGATGCAGCACCAAAGTGTTTCTCATGGACTCCGAAGGCCAAGTTTTGTTTTCTTTGACTAGAAAG AAACTACGAATTTTCCCATGTTGGGAAGGCTTCAAATGGATTGATTCGAAGGCCGGCAAAACCGAGAGACTACCATGGTTTCAAGTTAGAAGAAATCATCGGATATTAGGCCGCGATACGTCATGCAAAGTTAGTTTCAAATGTGATGAAAAGGTTGGAAGTTGCTACAAGATTTTAGGGTTGGAAGGGAAATCTATGCTGAAGATTATAGACTTTTCAGGCCAAATTTTGGCAGAGGCAATACAAAAACAGACATCGGGAGTTGCCTTGGGAGATGATGTGTTGACATTAATGGTGGAAGCAGATGCAGATCAGTCACTTGTAATGGCTCTAATCACAGTCTATGGCTTAATCAACAACAAACTCTAG